A region from the Aliarcobacter thereius LMG 24486 genome encodes:
- a CDS encoding alpha/beta fold hydrolase, with amino-acid sequence MKFLSYKKFGSGKKNIIFLHELMGDCSNYDNCLQYFNQEEFSCFMVDLRGYGLSKEINGNYTLDEAVNDIINLVSNLGINSYILLAHSMSTMIAQHITNKDLRVKKLILINPISYIGVKSTIKAKENLIFQMRNNSGKIEEIVEQSSQRYNESWKKYRIKQAYNSSKLEARVSYMDMYLNIYFDSSLNDFSTNAPIKIITGKHDFKVFSKNEVLKYFENNFNIEILEFEDSGHYPMIESPVLFASTIENWCK; translated from the coding sequence ATGAAGTTTTTATCTTACAAAAAATTTGGTTCAGGCAAAAAAAATATTATATTTTTACATGAGTTGATGGGCGATTGCTCAAATTATGATAATTGTTTACAATATTTTAATCAAGAAGAGTTTAGCTGTTTTATGGTTGATTTAAGAGGATATGGTTTATCAAAAGAGATAAATGGCAATTATACTTTAGATGAAGCTGTAAATGATATTATTAATTTAGTATCAAATTTAGGAATAAATAGTTATATCCTACTTGCACACTCTATGTCAACGATGATTGCTCAACATATAACAAATAAAGATTTAAGAGTAAAAAAACTTATCTTAATAAACCCAATTTCCTATATAGGTGTAAAAAGTACAATCAAAGCAAAAGAGAATTTAATATTTCAAATGAGAAACAATAGTGGGAAAATTGAAGAAATTGTAGAACAATCTAGTCAAAGATATAATGAATCTTGGAAAAAATATCGTATAAAACAAGCTTACAATTCATCTAAACTTGAAGCAAGAGTTTCTTATATGGATATGTATTTAAACATATATTTTGATTCATCTTTAAATGATTTTTCAACAAATGCTCCAATAAAGATAATTACAGGGAAACATGATTTTAAAGTTTTCTCAAAAAATGAAGTATTAAAATATTTTGAAAATAATTTTAATATAGAGATATTAGAGTTTGAAGATTCTGGTCACTATCCAATGATTGAATCTCCTGTACTTTTCGCTTCTACAATTGAGAATTGGTGTAAATAA
- the rpsL gene encoding 30S ribosomal protein S12, with the protein MPTINQLIRKERKKVIENSKSPALKNCPQRRGVCTRVYTTTPKKPNSALRKVAKVRLTTGIEVISYIGGEGHNLQEHSIVLVRGGRVKDLPGVKYHIVRGALDSAGVNNRTVSRSKYGTKRPKAAKK; encoded by the coding sequence ATGCCTACAATTAATCAGCTTATTAGAAAAGAGCGAAAAAAAGTGATTGAAAATTCTAAATCACCAGCACTTAAAAATTGTCCTCAAAGAAGAGGAGTATGTACTAGAGTTTATACAACAACTCCAAAAAAACCTAACTCGGCTTTAAGAAAAGTTGCAAAAGTTAGATTAACTACTGGAATCGAAGTTATTTCATACATCGGTGGAGAAGGACATAACCTTCAAGAGCACTCAATCGTGCTTGTAAGAGGGGGAAGAGTTAAGGATTTACCTGGGGTTAAATACCACATTGTAAGAGGTGCTTTAGATAGTGCTGGAGTAAATAACAGAACAGTATCTAGATCTAAATATGGTACAAAAAGACCAAAAGCAGCAAAAAAATAA
- the rpsG gene encoding 30S ribosomal protein S7 has product MRRRKAPVREVMADPIYNSKVITKFVNAVMLDGKKSVAEKILYGAIDNLDKRGEDKGIELFEKAIENVKPLLEVRSRRVGGATYQVPVEVRAVRRQTLALRWIIEASRKRNERTMVERLANELFEAANERGASFKKKEDVHRMAEANKAFAHYRW; this is encoded by the coding sequence ATGAGAAGAAGAAAAGCTCCAGTTAGAGAGGTAATGGCTGATCCTATCTATAATAGTAAAGTTATTACGAAATTTGTAAATGCAGTTATGCTTGATGGTAAAAAATCAGTTGCAGAGAAAATATTATATGGTGCAATTGATAACCTTGATAAAAGAGGTGAAGATAAAGGTATTGAACTTTTTGAAAAAGCTATAGAAAATGTTAAACCACTTTTAGAAGTTAGATCTAGAAGAGTTGGTGGAGCTACATATCAAGTTCCGGTTGAAGTAAGAGCAGTAAGAAGACAAACATTAGCTCTAAGATGGATTATTGAAGCTTCAAGAAAAAGAAATGAAAGAACTATGGTAGAAAGACTTGCTAACGAATTATTCGAAGCAGCAAACGAAAGAGGAGCATCTTTTAAGAAAAAAGAAGATGTACATAGAATGGCAGAGGCTAATAAAGCATTTGCACACTACAGATGGTAG
- the fusA gene encoding elongation factor G, translating into MARKIPLNRVRNIGIAAHIDAGKTTSTERILFYTGISHKIGETHEGTATMDWMEQEQERGITITSAATTCFWNHPKTNEQLQINIIDTPGHVDFTIEVERSMRVLDGAVAVFCSVGGVQPQSETVWRQANKYGVPRIIYVNKMDRTGANFLNVMNQVRDRLKANPVPLQIPIGAEDQFRGMVDLVKMKAYTYTLDAQAGEMYKVEEIPADLVDIAAEYREKLVEAAAESSEELMDKYLGGEELSEEEITSGIKKRCLAMEITPMVCGTSFKNKGIQPLLDAVAMYLPAPTEVADMNGETQDGDSVTVASSDKGEVAALAFKVMTDPFVGQLTFTRVYRGVLESGTYVMNSTKMKKERIGRLLKMHANSREEIKELYAGEIGAVVGLKDTITGDTLASEKDPVILERMDFPDPVISVAVEPKTKADQEKMGIALGKLAEEDPSFRVATDEESGQTIISGMGELHLEILVDRMKREFKVEAEVGAPQVAYRETIRNAVKQEYKYAKQSGGKGQYGHVYLEIKPMEAGSEPTFKFKNEIKGGVVPKEYVPAVEKGCFEAMQGGILAGYPMVDIEVTLYDGSYHEVDSSEMAFKLAASMGFKQGCRSAAAGAVLLEPIMKVEIETPEEYMGDVIGDCNKRRGQVQSMDDRAGIKLVTAMIPLSELFGYSTDLRSMSQGRATYSMLFDAYQEVPRNVSEEIMKKRNG; encoded by the coding sequence ATGGCAAGAAAAATACCACTAAATAGAGTTAGAAATATAGGAATTGCTGCTCATATTGATGCAGGAAAAACAACAAGTACAGAAAGAATTCTTTTCTATACAGGAATTTCTCATAAAATAGGTGAAACTCACGAAGGTACAGCAACAATGGACTGGATGGAGCAAGAGCAAGAAAGAGGTATTACAATTACTTCTGCTGCTACAACTTGTTTCTGGAATCACCCAAAAACTAATGAGCAATTACAAATAAATATTATTGATACTCCAGGGCACGTTGACTTTACTATTGAAGTTGAAAGATCAATGAGAGTTCTTGATGGTGCTGTTGCGGTGTTCTGTTCAGTTGGTGGAGTTCAACCTCAATCTGAAACTGTTTGGAGACAAGCAAACAAATATGGAGTACCTAGAATTATCTATGTAAATAAAATGGATAGAACAGGTGCAAACTTTTTAAATGTTATGAACCAAGTAAGAGATAGATTAAAAGCTAATCCAGTTCCACTTCAAATTCCAATTGGAGCAGAAGATCAATTTAGAGGAATGGTTGATTTAGTAAAAATGAAAGCTTATACATACACTCTTGATGCACAAGCTGGTGAAATGTATAAAGTTGAAGAAATTCCAGCTGATTTAGTTGATATTGCTGCTGAATATAGAGAGAAACTTGTTGAAGCTGCTGCTGAGTCAAGTGAAGAGTTAATGGATAAATATCTTGGTGGTGAAGAGCTAAGCGAAGAAGAGATTACATCTGGAATTAAAAAAAGATGTTTAGCAATGGAAATTACTCCAATGGTTTGTGGAACATCATTTAAAAACAAAGGTATTCAACCACTTCTTGATGCTGTTGCTATGTATTTACCAGCTCCAACTGAAGTTGCTGATATGAATGGTGAAACTCAAGATGGAGATTCTGTAACAGTTGCTTCAAGTGATAAAGGTGAAGTTGCAGCTTTAGCATTTAAAGTAATGACTGACCCATTTGTTGGACAATTAACATTTACAAGAGTATATAGAGGAGTTTTAGAATCTGGAACTTATGTTATGAACTCTACAAAAATGAAAAAAGAGAGAATTGGAAGACTTCTTAAAATGCATGCAAACTCAAGAGAAGAGATTAAAGAGCTTTATGCAGGAGAAATTGGAGCTGTTGTTGGTCTTAAAGATACAATTACAGGTGATACATTAGCAAGTGAAAAAGATCCAGTTATTCTAGAAAGAATGGATTTCCCAGATCCAGTTATTTCTGTTGCAGTTGAGCCAAAAACAAAAGCTGACCAAGAAAAAATGGGAATTGCTTTAGGAAAATTAGCAGAAGAAGATCCATCATTTAGAGTTGCAACAGATGAAGAGTCTGGACAAACTATTATTTCAGGAATGGGTGAATTACACCTTGAAATTCTTGTAGATAGAATGAAAAGAGAATTCAAAGTTGAAGCAGAAGTTGGTGCTCCACAAGTTGCTTATAGAGAAACTATTAGAAATGCTGTTAAACAAGAGTACAAATATGCAAAACAATCTGGAGGTAAAGGACAATATGGTCACGTTTACTTAGAGATTAAACCAATGGAAGCTGGAAGTGAGCCTACATTCAAATTCAAAAACGAAATCAAAGGAGGGGTTGTTCCAAAAGAGTATGTACCTGCTGTTGAAAAAGGTTGTTTTGAAGCAATGCAAGGTGGTATTCTAGCTGGTTATCCAATGGTTGATATTGAAGTTACACTTTATGATGGAAGTTACCACGAAGTGGATTCATCTGAAATGGCATTTAAATTAGCTGCTTCAATGGGGTTCAAACAAGGTTGTAGAAGTGCAGCTGCAGGTGCAGTATTACTTGAGCCTATTATGAAAGTTGAAATTGAAACTCCAGAAGAGTACATGGGAGATGTTATTGGTGATTGTAATAAAAGAAGAGGACAAGTTCAATCTATGGATGATAGAGCAGGTATCAAATTAGTAACTGCTATGATTCCACTTTCTGAACTATTTGGATACTCAACAGATTTAAGATCTATGTCGCAAGGTAGAGCAACATATTCAATGTTATTTGATGCTTACCAAGAGGTTCCAAGAAATGTATCTGAAGAGATTATGAAAAAAAGAAACGGATAA
- a CDS encoding NAD(+)/NADH kinase — MRVEKNCKQLEKIKNIGIVLKPNSPELKNTFLDIKKLFLKNNINIILEEKSANMIGEFGRDFDDLCKEADFLISVGGDGTLLGVARKAFLYDLPVLGINLGTLGFLTDLNIDDLEDFIKDLLTKDYKISPRMIIEGKIENKNFIAFNDIVISRKNLSSMLEISAKIDKKPFNKYFGDGLIVCTPSGSTAYNLSVGGPIVYPLTNAFIITPIAPHSLTQRPIVVPADFEIEFKVPFDEATIIVDGQEFYELKKGEYISIKIAKKQAKMLHRTSRDFFEVLSEKLRWGNLI, encoded by the coding sequence TTGAGAGTAGAAAAAAATTGCAAACAACTAGAAAAAATCAAAAACATAGGAATAGTATTAAAACCTAATAGTCCAGAATTAAAGAATACTTTTTTGGATATAAAGAAACTATTCTTAAAAAACAATATAAATATTATATTAGAAGAAAAATCTGCAAATATGATAGGTGAATTTGGAAGAGATTTTGATGATTTATGTAAGGAAGCTGATTTTTTAATAAGTGTTGGTGGAGATGGTACACTTTTAGGAGTTGCAAGAAAAGCATTTTTATATGATTTACCAGTTTTAGGTATAAATTTAGGTACTTTAGGATTTTTAACAGATTTAAATATTGATGATTTGGAAGATTTTATTAAAGATTTATTGACAAAAGATTATAAGATAAGTCCAAGGATGATTATTGAAGGTAAGATAGAAAATAAGAACTTTATAGCTTTTAATGACATTGTAATTTCAAGAAAAAATCTTTCAAGTATGCTTGAAATAAGTGCAAAAATAGATAAAAAACCATTTAATAAGTATTTTGGAGATGGATTAATTGTTTGTACTCCAAGTGGTTCAACTGCATATAATTTATCTGTTGGTGGACCAATAGTTTATCCTCTTACAAATGCTTTTATAATAACTCCAATAGCTCCACACTCTTTAACACAAAGACCAATAGTTGTACCAGCTGATTTTGAAATAGAGTTTAAAGTACCTTTTGATGAAGCAACAATTATAGTTGATGGACAAGAGTTTTATGAATTAAAAAAAGGTGAATATATAAGTATAAAAATTGCAAAAAAACAGGCAAAAATGCTTCATAGAACAAGTAGAGATTTTTTTGAAGTATTAAGCGAAAAATTAAGATGGGGTAATTTAATTTGA
- a CDS encoding AAA family ATPase, with translation MINRIYIKNCLSFKEVELEFNRGLNIFTGPSGAGKSILMQEFLALFGLNEIKSEMAELTINNSKIKNEEFDISFEEDITLKSIKKDKTRYFLNSQTISKRSLADISVSLIKYLSLKDTSDFKSEVLIEFMDRYASKNFTGFTSLKNDFDAKYKEFVEVRKKLEKLREDEKNLEDLKEFAKFEISKIEEVNPKLGEYEELNNLKKSLAKKEKIEQASKKASQIFESTSAVNELLEVLEQDSSFFDEAINELNNILEKSNDTLSELEDINIEETLTRIEQISFLIKKFGSIEETILYKEQKQKELDSYNNISFEKDDLEKRYKELFEYVSNLANMLTKFRNQSRITLEKGVNEYLEFLYLNSATIDLGIKDLDSQGLDYIDFKLNGVSLQTISSGEYNRLRLALLSAIAKLDIDENGILFLDEIDANLSGKESEAIAKVLISLSKNYQIFAISHQIQLTSSADQHFLVEKNNDISTVRELKKDEKIIEIARMISGENVTKEALSFAKNLIKE, from the coding sequence TTGATAAATAGAATATATATTAAGAATTGTTTGAGTTTTAAAGAAGTTGAACTAGAGTTTAATAGAGGATTAAATATTTTTACAGGTCCAAGTGGAGCTGGTAAATCTATTTTGATGCAAGAATTTTTAGCACTTTTTGGATTAAATGAGATAAAAAGTGAGATGGCTGAACTAACAATTAATAATTCAAAAATAAAGAATGAAGAGTTTGATATTAGTTTTGAAGAGGACATTACTTTAAAAAGTATTAAAAAAGATAAAACAAGATATTTTTTAAATAGTCAAACAATATCAAAAAGATCTTTAGCAGATATTTCAGTTTCTCTTATAAAATACTTAAGTTTAAAAGATACAAGTGATTTCAAAAGTGAAGTATTAATAGAATTTATGGATAGATATGCAAGTAAGAATTTTACAGGATTTACTAGTTTAAAAAATGACTTTGATGCAAAATATAAAGAATTTGTAGAAGTGAGAAAAAAATTAGAAAAGTTAAGAGAAGATGAAAAAAATCTTGAAGATTTAAAAGAGTTTGCAAAATTTGAAATTTCTAAGATAGAAGAAGTAAATCCAAAACTTGGCGAATATGAAGAGTTAAATAATTTGAAAAAATCTCTTGCAAAAAAAGAAAAAATTGAACAAGCAAGTAAAAAAGCATCACAAATTTTTGAAAGTACAAGTGCTGTAAATGAGTTGTTGGAAGTTTTAGAGCAAGATAGTAGTTTTTTTGATGAAGCAATTAATGAATTAAATAATATTTTAGAGAAATCAAATGATACTTTAAGCGAATTAGAAGATATAAATATAGAAGAAACTTTAACAAGAATAGAGCAAATATCTTTTTTGATTAAAAAGTTTGGTTCAATAGAAGAGACTATTTTATATAAAGAACAAAAACAAAAAGAGTTAGATTCATACAATAATATTAGTTTTGAAAAAGATGATTTAGAAAAAAGATATAAAGAACTTTTTGAATATGTAAGTAATCTAGCTAATATGCTTACAAAATTTAGAAATCAAAGTAGAATTACACTTGAAAAAGGTGTAAATGAGTATTTGGAATTTTTATATTTAAATAGTGCAACTATTGATTTAGGAATAAAAGACTTGGATTCTCAAGGATTAGATTATATAGATTTTAAATTAAATGGTGTATCTTTGCAAACGATTAGCTCAGGTGAATATAATAGATTAAGATTAGCACTTTTAAGTGCAATAGCAAAACTAGATATTGATGAAAATGGAATACTTTTCTTAGATGAGATAGATGCAAATTTAAGTGGAAAAGAGAGTGAAGCAATAGCAAAAGTTTTAATAAGTTTAAGTAAAAATTACCAAATATTTGCAATATCTCATCAAATACAGCTAACTTCAAGTGCAGATCAGCATTTTTTAGTAGAAAAGAATAATGATATATCAACTGTAAGAGAGTTGAAAAAAGATGAAAAGATAATTGAAATAGCAAGAATGATAAGTGGTGAAAATGTTACAAAAGAGGCATTGAGTTTTGCTAAAAATTTAATAAAAGAATAA